In Kocuria turfanensis, a single genomic region encodes these proteins:
- the argB gene encoding acetylglutamate kinase, protein MPHPSDPTRYETAQLKAGVLMEALPWIQRYAGAVMVFKYGGNAMVSEPLREAFAQDMVFLRHVGVRPVVVHGGGPQINRMLERLGIASEFRGGLRVTSREAVDAIRMVLTGQVQRELVSLLNATGPYAVGLSGEDAELFRAVRRGTVVDGAEVDLGHVGEVVGVNAEPITQLLDAGRIPVISSVAPEVDVAGRPTGEILNVNADTAAAAVAVALRAEKFVALTDVEGLYANWPDRDSLISSLSTSELRAMLPGLQAGMIPKMEAALRAVEGGARRASIVDGRSPHTCLLEIFTDTGIGTQLVPDHGASS, encoded by the coding sequence ATGCCCCACCCGAGTGACCCGACCCGCTACGAGACCGCCCAGCTGAAGGCGGGCGTCCTGATGGAGGCGCTGCCCTGGATCCAGCGCTACGCCGGCGCCGTGATGGTCTTCAAGTACGGGGGCAACGCCATGGTCTCCGAGCCGCTGCGCGAGGCCTTCGCCCAGGACATGGTCTTCCTGCGCCACGTCGGCGTCCGGCCGGTGGTCGTGCACGGCGGCGGACCGCAGATCAACCGGATGCTGGAGCGGCTGGGCATCGCCTCCGAGTTCCGCGGGGGACTGCGGGTGACGTCCCGGGAGGCCGTGGACGCGATCCGGATGGTGCTCACGGGCCAGGTCCAGCGCGAGCTCGTCTCCCTGCTCAACGCCACCGGCCCCTACGCCGTCGGGCTGTCCGGGGAGGACGCCGAGCTCTTCCGCGCGGTGCGCCGGGGCACGGTGGTGGACGGCGCCGAGGTGGACCTGGGCCACGTGGGCGAGGTGGTCGGCGTGAACGCCGAGCCCATCACCCAGCTCCTCGACGCCGGGCGGATCCCGGTGATCTCCTCCGTGGCCCCCGAGGTCGACGTCGCCGGCCGGCCGACCGGGGAGATCCTCAACGTCAACGCCGACACCGCGGCGGCCGCGGTCGCCGTGGCCCTGCGCGCGGAGAAGTTCGTGGCGCTCACCGACGTCGAGGGCCTCTACGCGAACTGGCCCGACCGGGACTCCCTCATCTCCTCGCTGTCCACCTCGGAGCTGCGGGCCATGCTCCCGGGCCTGCAGGCGGGAATGATCCCCAAGATGGAGGCGGCCCTGCGGGCCGTGGAGGGCGGGGCGCGCCGGGCGTCCATCGTGGACG
- the argC gene encoding N-acetyl-gamma-glutamyl-phosphate reductase: protein MTFSAAVSGASGYAGGEVLRILAGHPGIEIGAVGAHSNAGQRLGELQPHLHSLADRVLVDTTVENLAGHDVVFLALPHGASAAIAAQLPPETVVIDAGADHRLESAEDWDQFYGSAHAGTWPYGLPELIVDGEGARQREQLRGATRIAVPGCYPTSALLALGPGFAAGLLEPEDVVIVAASGTSGAGKAVKAHLLGSEVMGSMAPYGVGGAHRHTPEIEQGLSRAAGERVRISFTPTLAPMPRGILTTATARVAEGVTAAQLREAWESAYVAEQFVTVLPEGTWPATKSVAGSNHAQLQLALDARAGRVVVTCVIDNLVKGTAGGAVQSMNLALGLPEDTGLNLQGVAP from the coding sequence ATGACGTTCAGCGCAGCAGTGTCGGGAGCATCCGGGTACGCCGGGGGAGAGGTCCTCAGGATCCTCGCGGGCCACCCGGGGATCGAGATCGGGGCCGTGGGGGCCCACTCCAACGCCGGTCAGCGGCTGGGGGAGCTGCAGCCGCACCTGCACTCCCTGGCCGACCGCGTGCTCGTGGACACCACGGTCGAGAACCTCGCCGGCCACGACGTCGTCTTCCTGGCCCTGCCGCACGGGGCCTCGGCCGCGATCGCCGCGCAGCTGCCGCCGGAGACCGTGGTGATCGACGCCGGGGCCGACCACCGGCTGGAGTCCGCCGAGGACTGGGACCAGTTCTACGGCTCGGCCCACGCGGGGACCTGGCCCTACGGGCTGCCCGAGCTGATCGTCGACGGGGAGGGCGCCCGCCAGCGCGAGCAGCTGCGCGGGGCCACGCGCATCGCGGTGCCGGGCTGCTACCCGACCAGTGCCCTGCTCGCCCTGGGCCCGGGCTTCGCGGCCGGTCTCCTGGAGCCCGAGGACGTCGTGATCGTCGCCGCCTCGGGCACCTCCGGCGCGGGCAAGGCCGTCAAGGCGCACCTGCTGGGCTCCGAGGTGATGGGCTCCATGGCCCCCTACGGGGTGGGCGGGGCGCACCGGCACACCCCCGAGATCGAACAGGGCCTGTCCCGGGCCGCGGGCGAGCGCGTGCGGATCTCCTTCACCCCGACCCTGGCGCCCATGCCGCGGGGCATCCTCACGACCGCGACCGCCCGCGTCGCCGAGGGGGTCACCGCCGCCCAGCTGCGGGAGGCCTGGGAGAGCGCCTACGTGGCGGAGCAGTTCGTCACCGTCCTGCCCGAGGGCACGTGGCCGGCCACGAAGTCGGTGGCCGGCTCCAACCACGCCCAGCTCCAGCTCGCCCTGGATGCCCGCGCGGGCCGGGTGGTCGTCACCTGCGTCATCGACAACCTCGTCAAGGGCACCGCCGGCGGTGCCGTCCAATCCATGAACCTCGCCCTCGGCCTGCCGGAGGACACCGGCCTGAACCTCCAAGGAGTCGCACCGTGA
- a CDS encoding M1 family metallopeptidase: protein MSAAPVHRYLGADGARDPYTPFVGCCAATVEHYDLDLDYDVEDNGLEARAVLTCRALRDTDRIELDLTELAVTDARVGGGGLGGLLGPRKVGVQHRGSRLVLTLPRPVAAGESFVLTVAYEGYPESLDGPWGEIGWAELDDGVLVAGQPTGSSTWFPCVDHPSHRATYRVSVHADADYEVVVHGELESVAERDGERHWVYTSRVPLPPYLATVQIGPYRRSELTGSRVPQYLVCSKKRQKKAEKTFAEQGRMLEAFTEWFGPYPFPSYTVVVVDESLEDPFECFACSVFGKNQLGTDWEEQRLVAHELAHQWFGNSLVLASWQDIWLNEGFASYAEWVWSEASGDKPARWHAEKAHRTLSRMRQDLLIGDPGQVRLFDDVVYVRGALTVHALREALGEEAFRGMLRGWVAAHRDGWVSTAGFREHLRSWAPPQRWAELDGLLDAWLLRPELPALPAPARR from the coding sequence GTGAGCGCGGCACCGGTGCACCGCTACCTCGGGGCGGACGGCGCCCGCGACCCCTACACCCCGTTCGTCGGGTGCTGCGCGGCCACCGTGGAGCACTACGACCTGGACCTGGACTACGACGTGGAGGACAACGGGCTCGAGGCCCGGGCGGTCCTGACCTGCCGCGCCCTCCGCGACACGGACCGGATCGAGCTGGACCTCACCGAGCTCGCCGTGACCGACGCCCGCGTCGGCGGCGGCGGGCTCGGCGGGCTCCTGGGCCCCCGCAAGGTCGGGGTGCAGCACCGGGGCAGCCGGCTCGTGCTCACCCTGCCGCGGCCGGTCGCCGCCGGGGAGTCCTTCGTGCTCACCGTGGCCTACGAGGGCTACCCGGAGTCCCTCGACGGCCCGTGGGGCGAGATCGGCTGGGCCGAGCTCGACGACGGCGTGCTCGTCGCCGGGCAGCCCACCGGCTCCTCCACCTGGTTCCCGTGCGTGGACCACCCCTCGCACCGGGCGACCTACCGGGTGAGCGTGCACGCGGACGCCGACTACGAGGTCGTGGTGCACGGCGAGCTGGAGTCGGTGGCCGAGCGCGACGGCGAGCGCCACTGGGTCTACACCTCCCGGGTGCCGCTGCCGCCGTACCTGGCCACCGTGCAGATCGGGCCGTACCGGCGCAGCGAGCTCACCGGATCCCGGGTCCCGCAGTACCTCGTGTGCTCGAAGAAGCGGCAGAAGAAGGCCGAGAAGACCTTCGCGGAGCAGGGCAGGATGCTCGAGGCCTTCACGGAGTGGTTCGGCCCCTACCCCTTCCCCAGCTACACCGTGGTGGTCGTGGACGAGTCGCTCGAGGACCCGTTCGAGTGCTTCGCCTGCTCCGTGTTCGGCAAGAACCAGCTCGGCACGGACTGGGAGGAGCAGCGGCTGGTGGCCCACGAGCTGGCCCACCAGTGGTTCGGCAACAGCCTCGTGCTCGCCTCCTGGCAGGACATCTGGCTCAACGAGGGCTTCGCGTCCTACGCGGAGTGGGTCTGGTCCGAGGCCTCCGGGGACAAGCCGGCCCGCTGGCACGCGGAGAAGGCCCACCGGACCCTCTCCAGGATGCGCCAGGACCTCCTGATCGGCGATCCCGGGCAGGTGCGCCTGTTCGACGACGTGGTCTACGTGCGCGGCGCTCTCACCGTCCACGCCCTGCGCGAGGCGCTGGGCGAGGAGGCCTTCCGGGGCATGCTCCGCGGCTGGGTCGCGGCCCACCGCGACGGGTGGGTGAGCACGGCCGGCTTCCGCGAGCACCTGCGCTCCTGGGCGCCCCCGCAGCGCTGGGCGGAGCTCGACGGCCTGCTGGACGCGTGGCTGCTCCGCCCGGAGCTGCCCGCACTGCCCGCCCCCGCCCGGCGCTGA
- the pheT gene encoding phenylalanine--tRNA ligase subunit beta, translating into MRVPLSWLREHAPVPADATAEDVLATLVQVGLEEEDVHRPADELHGPVVVGQVLSKEPETHSNGKTVNWCTVRVVPEGQEQTLTGKGIDPSGVQGVICGAHNFEVGDKVVVTLPGAVLPGNFRISARKTYGHTSAGMIASVRELGIGEDHDGILVLSTLGLDPEIGADALELLGLHDEAAEINVTPDRGYAFSIRGVAREYCHAVHQPFTDPAEAVAARVPAPTAGGFPVTVDDAAPIHGNPGCTRFVARTVTGIDATAPTPPWMSARLRLAGIRSISLPVDISNYVMLEFGQPLHFYDLGALDGGITVRRAAAGETLTTLDGKQRTLDPEDLLITDGSGPIGLAGVMGGATTEVSDATADVLVEAARFDEVSVARTTRRHRLPSEASKRFERGVDPQIAPVAAQRAVELLVELAGGTAGPEVTDVDATTAPDPIELPWDYAGRRVGVDYTAEQVVSVLTELGGQVRTTDEGWRVVPPSWRTDLLAKEDLVEEIARLLGYDTIPSRLPVAPPGRGLTPEQQARKRVADALAAAGLTEVLAYPFVSQDDNALWGAPEPGAPVLSVKLANPISEAQGMLRVSLLPGLLEVLRRNTSRGFRDLALYEVGRVFRPVQQLVTRTLPPLGAHPGQEVLDELETGIPVQPRHLAAVFAGRDAAESPWVTPRPVDWQDALDAARLAGEVLGVELTVRQGTHQAFHPGRTAVLSAPDGTPLGYAGELHPQLVAAQDLPARTVAMELNLSSLIAAEVDVVQARPISGYPAATQDVALVVEESVPAAELRAALEEGAGELLEDVRVFDVYRGAGIEPGRKSVALALRFRAPDRTLTADEASAAREAAVAVAAERHGAVLRG; encoded by the coding sequence GCCTCGAGGAGGAGGACGTCCACCGCCCCGCGGACGAGCTGCACGGCCCGGTCGTCGTGGGCCAGGTGCTGTCCAAGGAGCCGGAGACCCACTCCAACGGCAAGACCGTCAACTGGTGCACGGTGCGCGTGGTGCCCGAGGGCCAGGAGCAGACCCTGACCGGCAAGGGCATCGACCCCTCCGGGGTGCAGGGCGTGATCTGCGGGGCCCACAACTTCGAGGTCGGGGACAAGGTCGTGGTGACCCTGCCCGGCGCCGTGCTGCCCGGGAACTTCCGGATCTCGGCGCGCAAGACCTACGGGCACACCTCCGCGGGCATGATCGCCTCGGTGCGCGAGCTCGGCATCGGGGAGGACCACGACGGCATCCTGGTGCTCTCGACGCTGGGCCTGGACCCGGAGATCGGCGCGGACGCCCTGGAGCTGCTCGGGCTCCACGACGAGGCCGCCGAGATCAACGTGACCCCGGACCGCGGCTACGCCTTCTCCATCCGCGGGGTGGCCCGCGAGTACTGCCACGCCGTGCACCAGCCCTTCACCGACCCGGCCGAGGCCGTGGCCGCCCGGGTGCCCGCCCCCACCGCGGGCGGCTTCCCCGTGACGGTCGACGACGCCGCCCCCATCCACGGCAACCCCGGGTGCACCCGCTTCGTCGCCCGCACGGTGACCGGCATCGACGCGACCGCCCCCACGCCCCCGTGGATGTCGGCGCGGCTGCGCCTGGCGGGCATCCGCTCGATCTCCCTGCCGGTGGACATCTCCAACTACGTGATGCTCGAGTTCGGCCAGCCGCTGCACTTCTACGACCTCGGGGCGCTGGACGGGGGCATCACCGTGCGCCGGGCCGCCGCGGGGGAGACCCTCACCACCCTCGACGGCAAGCAGCGCACCCTCGACCCCGAGGACCTGCTCATCACGGACGGCTCCGGGCCGATCGGCCTGGCCGGGGTCATGGGAGGGGCCACCACCGAGGTCTCCGACGCCACCGCCGACGTGCTCGTGGAGGCGGCCCGCTTCGACGAGGTCTCCGTCGCCCGCACCACCCGCCGGCACCGGCTGCCCTCGGAGGCGTCCAAGCGCTTCGAGCGCGGCGTGGACCCGCAGATCGCCCCGGTGGCCGCCCAGCGCGCCGTGGAGCTGCTCGTGGAGCTGGCCGGCGGCACCGCCGGTCCCGAGGTGACGGACGTGGACGCGACCACCGCCCCGGATCCCATCGAGCTGCCCTGGGACTACGCCGGCCGGCGGGTGGGCGTGGACTACACGGCCGAGCAGGTCGTCTCCGTCCTCACCGAGCTCGGCGGCCAGGTCCGCACCACCGACGAGGGCTGGCGCGTCGTGCCGCCGTCGTGGCGCACGGACCTGCTCGCCAAGGAGGACCTCGTCGAGGAGATCGCCCGGCTCCTCGGCTACGACACGATCCCCTCGCGGCTGCCCGTGGCCCCGCCCGGCCGCGGGCTGACCCCCGAGCAGCAGGCCCGCAAGCGCGTGGCGGACGCGCTCGCCGCCGCGGGACTGACCGAGGTGCTCGCCTACCCGTTCGTCTCCCAGGACGACAACGCGCTGTGGGGCGCCCCCGAGCCCGGCGCCCCCGTGCTCTCGGTCAAGCTCGCCAACCCGATCAGCGAGGCCCAGGGGATGCTGCGGGTCTCCCTGCTGCCGGGGCTGCTCGAGGTGCTGCGGCGCAACACCTCCCGCGGCTTCCGCGACCTGGCCCTGTACGAGGTCGGCCGCGTCTTCCGGCCCGTGCAGCAGCTGGTCACCCGGACCCTGCCGCCGCTCGGGGCCCACCCGGGCCAGGAGGTGCTCGACGAGCTGGAGACCGGCATCCCGGTCCAGCCGCGCCACCTCGCGGCGGTCTTCGCCGGCCGGGACGCGGCCGAGAGCCCGTGGGTCACCCCGCGTCCGGTCGACTGGCAGGACGCCCTGGACGCCGCCCGGCTGGCCGGGGAGGTCCTGGGCGTGGAGCTGACCGTGCGGCAGGGCACGCACCAGGCCTTCCACCCGGGCCGCACGGCCGTGCTCAGCGCCCCGGACGGGACCCCGCTGGGCTACGCCGGCGAGCTGCACCCGCAGCTGGTGGCCGCCCAGGACCTGCCCGCGCGCACCGTGGCGATGGAGCTGAACCTCAGCTCGCTCATCGCCGCGGAGGTCGACGTGGTCCAGGCCCGCCCCATCTCCGGCTACCCGGCCGCCACGCAGGACGTGGCGCTCGTGGTCGAGGAGTCCGTCCCGGCCGCCGAGCTGCGCGCCGCACTGGAGGAGGGGGCGGGAGAGCTGCTCGAGGACGTCCGCGTCTTCGACGTCTACCGGGGCGCCGGGATCGAGCCGGGCCGGAAGTCGGTGGCCCTGGCGCTGCGCTTCCGGGCCCCGGACCGCACGCTGACCGCGGACGAGGCCTCCGCGGCCCGCGAGGCCGCCGTCGCGGTGGCCGCCGAGCGCCACGGCGCCGTGCTGCGCGGCTGA
- the argJ gene encoding bifunctional glutamate N-acetyltransferase/amino-acid acetyltransferase ArgJ: protein MRTYPSQQPAGTLQVDTGRGVAAAQGFRAAGTVAGFKDSGGPDLALVVNDGPQHHVGAVYTTNRVSAAPVQWSKAATADGRAAAVVLNSGGANACTGPQGFQAAHRTAELVGEALGVGAGDVVVCSTGLIGVQLPMDVMERGLPAVVEALGGDDEAGAAAARAIMTTDSVSKQAAYVRDGWTVGGMAKGAGMLAPGLATMLVVLTTDAELSSDALQWALEDAVKVTFNRTDSDGCMSTNDTVVLLGSGASGVTPDEFEFSQAVTAVCHSLAQQLITDAEGASHDIAITTVNAATEKQAEDVSRSVARSNLFKAAIFGNDPNWGRVLSAVGTTDAAFDPDKLDVTINGVTVCRDGAIGDPREDVDLAADRRVSVLIDLKAGDADATVWTNDLTHDYVEENSAYSS, encoded by the coding sequence GTGAGAACGTATCCCTCCCAGCAGCCCGCCGGCACCCTCCAGGTCGACACCGGCCGCGGAGTGGCCGCGGCCCAGGGCTTCCGCGCCGCCGGCACCGTCGCCGGGTTCAAGGACTCCGGCGGACCCGACCTCGCCCTCGTCGTCAACGACGGGCCGCAACACCACGTCGGGGCGGTCTACACGACCAACCGGGTCTCCGCCGCCCCCGTCCAGTGGTCCAAGGCCGCGACCGCCGACGGCCGGGCCGCCGCGGTGGTCCTCAACTCCGGCGGGGCCAACGCCTGCACCGGCCCGCAGGGCTTCCAGGCCGCCCACCGCACCGCCGAGCTCGTGGGCGAGGCGCTCGGCGTCGGGGCCGGCGACGTGGTGGTGTGCTCCACCGGGCTCATCGGCGTGCAGCTGCCCATGGACGTGATGGAGCGGGGCCTGCCCGCGGTCGTCGAGGCCCTGGGCGGCGACGACGAGGCCGGGGCCGCCGCCGCCCGGGCCATCATGACCACCGACTCCGTCTCCAAGCAGGCCGCCTACGTCCGCGACGGGTGGACGGTCGGCGGGATGGCCAAGGGCGCGGGCATGCTCGCCCCCGGCCTGGCCACGATGCTCGTGGTCCTCACCACCGACGCCGAGCTCTCCTCGGACGCCCTGCAGTGGGCCCTGGAGGACGCCGTGAAGGTCACCTTCAACCGCACGGACTCCGACGGCTGCATGTCCACCAACGACACCGTGGTCCTGCTGGGCTCGGGCGCCTCCGGGGTCACCCCGGACGAGTTCGAGTTCAGCCAGGCGGTGACGGCGGTGTGCCACTCGCTGGCCCAGCAGCTCATCACGGACGCCGAGGGCGCCTCCCACGACATCGCGATCACCACGGTCAACGCGGCGACCGAGAAGCAGGCCGAGGACGTGAGCCGCTCGGTGGCCCGCTCCAACCTGTTCAAGGCGGCGATCTTCGGCAACGACCCCAACTGGGGGCGCGTGCTGTCCGCGGTGGGCACCACCGACGCCGCGTTCGACCCCGACAAGCTCGACGTGACCATCAACGGGGTGACCGTGTGCCGCGACGGGGCGATCGGCGACCCCCGGGAGGACGTGGACCTCGCCGCGGACCGGCGGGTCAGCGTGCTGATCGACCTCAAGGCCGGGGACGCGGACGCGACCGTGTGGACCAACGACCTCACCCACGACTACGTCGAGGAGAACAGCGCCTACTCCAGCTGA
- a CDS encoding quinone oxidoreductase family protein has translation MVRSVMVEQSGGPEVLSLGERPDLEPGPQQLLVETRAAGVNFIEVYQCEGVYPVEHPFTPGSEGMGVVTGVGSAVEHFALGDRVTTSQATRTYADAFLVDADKALRVPAGVSDEVAAALPLQGLTAHYLVRSTYPVQEGDVAVITAGAGGVGGLTVQLLRSLGATVIALVGSQDKAETARSLGADHALVGYEGYAERVRELTGGRGADVVYDSVGKDTFDESLRALRKRGVLVLFGGSSGQVPPFDLQGLARHGSLYVTRPTLNDYLLDEKERNWRAGELFDAVLDGSLTVRVAQTFPLAQARQAHEVLRSRAAQGKLLLVP, from the coding sequence ATGGTCCGTTCCGTCATGGTCGAGCAGTCCGGAGGCCCCGAGGTCCTGTCCCTCGGCGAGCGCCCGGACCTCGAACCGGGCCCGCAGCAGCTGCTCGTCGAGACCCGCGCCGCGGGGGTGAACTTCATCGAGGTCTACCAGTGCGAGGGCGTCTACCCCGTGGAGCACCCCTTCACCCCGGGCTCCGAGGGCATGGGCGTGGTCACGGGCGTCGGCTCCGCGGTGGAGCACTTCGCCCTCGGCGACCGGGTCACGACGTCGCAGGCCACCCGGACGTACGCGGACGCCTTCCTGGTCGACGCGGATAAGGCCCTGCGGGTGCCCGCCGGGGTCTCCGACGAGGTCGCGGCGGCCCTGCCGCTGCAGGGCCTCACGGCCCACTACCTGGTCCGCTCCACCTACCCCGTGCAGGAGGGCGACGTCGCTGTGATCACCGCCGGCGCGGGCGGGGTCGGCGGTCTGACGGTGCAGCTGCTGAGGTCGCTGGGCGCCACGGTCATCGCCCTGGTCGGCTCGCAGGACAAGGCGGAGACGGCGCGCTCGCTGGGCGCCGACCACGCCCTCGTCGGCTACGAGGGCTACGCCGAGCGGGTCCGGGAGCTCACCGGCGGCCGCGGCGCGGACGTGGTCTACGACTCCGTGGGCAAGGACACCTTCGACGAGTCGCTCCGGGCGCTGCGCAAGCGCGGGGTGCTGGTGCTCTTCGGCGGCTCCTCCGGCCAGGTGCCCCCGTTCGACCTGCAGGGTCTCGCCCGGCACGGCTCCCTGTACGTCACCCGGCCCACGCTCAACGACTACCTGCTCGACGAGAAGGAGCGCAACTGGCGCGCCGGCGAGCTCTTCGACGCGGTGCTCGACGGGTCCCTGACCGTGCGCGTCGCGCAGACCTTCCCCCTGGCGCAGGCACGGCAGGCGCACGAGGTGCTCCGGTCCCGGGCCGCCCAGGGCAAGCTGCTGCTGGTCCCGTGA